The genomic DNA GTATGGCAGAATCTCATCCACACGATATTCAGATCACAAGAGAAGCACCGAATTATAGTAGATAATGCCAGTCTAAAACATTGAAGTAAAAGGGCAACTTGATTGTATTCAAGTTGCCCTTTTTTAATATAAACCATTTTCAACATTCGTTTTAGAGCCTTTACAATTAAGCCGAAGAACTTGCTTTATTGATAAAAAAGAAAGCCATGCTGACAAAGCGAAAACGAACACATGAGTAATGGAAATGCAACGAGAAAATGCTTGACACTAATGAATCACTCCACACATTTTGCTGTCTAACCATACAAGACATGCCTTACAGCAACCTAATGCTCCACCACAAAAACAGCCCAAATTCTACCTAAAAGCCATTTTGTTGTTCGATTTCCTGTCAATTGACAGGTTTGATTCTGTCATAAAAATCACGTGTACTTGTCATCAGCCATAGACGTAATGCTCGATGTGCCCCTGGTAGTTTTGTCTTACAATTTTAATATGAGAAAATGCTTACACTCGGGGTATCGGGAATGCCGATATCTGCAATTTTTCGAAACTAAAATTTAGAAATGCATGACAAACACAGTATCAATTACCCCTTACAACAAGCGATTGGTTCGTGCCACCTTCTGGATGGTAGAGTCCAAAACCGACGAAGCAGCCAAGGTGTTTTATTCCAAACTTTTCGAAATGAGTCCAGAGCTCAGGCCGCTTTTCAAAGGTAATATGCAAATGCAAGGAAGAAAGATGATGGAAATGATCAGTACGGTAGTCAAAGGACTAAATACTCTCGACGTATTGGCTCCCCTCGTACGCAACATGGGGCGTAGACATATGACCTATGGCATTCGCTCAGAGCATTACAACATGGCCGCTGCGGCACTGATGTATTCGCTCAA from Reichenbachiella ulvae includes the following:
- a CDS encoding globin domain-containing protein; amino-acid sequence: MTNTVSITPYNKRLVRATFWMVESKTDEAAKVFYSKLFEMSPELRPLFKGNMQMQGRKMMEMISTVVKGLNTLDVLAPLVRNMGRRHMTYGIRSEHYNMAAAALMYSLKEELKENWNEEVEAASARSLRNSLRYHAIRLNYEFQKICPCGHQPYFLCFIDVAHYSWVNRV